From a region of the Marinomonas mediterranea MMB-1 genome:
- a CDS encoding pyocin activator PrtN family protein — MTSKTLFLLMAEFEGRTAVPLAEALHYTNYTTLAEANKAANAATLSIPAFRMADSQKSPYMVHLEDLAVCIDAARKKAMESSYLLSGKAPIIERASKNPPPVISNRRGRREKATVMAGQ; from the coding sequence ATGACTTCTAAAACGTTATTTTTACTAATGGCTGAGTTTGAGGGGCGAACGGCAGTCCCGCTTGCTGAGGCCTTGCATTACACAAACTACACAACCCTAGCAGAAGCCAACAAAGCTGCTAATGCAGCAACATTGTCTATTCCTGCATTTCGTATGGCGGATTCACAAAAGAGCCCGTATATGGTTCATTTGGAAGATCTGGCTGTTTGCATCGATGCAGCGCGCAAAAAAGCGATGGAGAGCAGTTATTTGCTCTCTGGTAAAGCGCCGATTATCGAGAGAGCGTCTAAAAATCCCCCGCCTGTTATTTCTAATAGACGAGGCAGACGAGAAAAAGCTACGGTGATGGCTGGCCAATAA
- the csrA gene encoding carbon storage regulator CsrA produces the protein MLVITRKLGEVINIGDDIEVTVLSVKGNSVRLGVEAPKETTIHREEIYKRIQAQKALDAEVA, from the coding sequence ATGCTTGTAATCACACGTAAACTTGGCGAAGTAATCAACATCGGTGACGACATCGAAGTCACTGTCTTAAGTGTTAAGGGGAATAGCGTGCGCCTAGGCGTTGAAGCCCCCAAAGAAACTACAATCCATCGAGAAGAAATCTATAAGCGAATCCAAGCTCAAAAAGCCTTGGATGCGGAAGTAGCGTAG
- a CDS encoding XRE family transcriptional regulator, with product MSKALINPANIIWARVRAGMSVSQLADALGVKEEKVIAWENGENAPSMAQARNIADKTLISFGLLFAKQPPADDLPIPDLRTIDGRELQKPSASLIAIIRKVLERQEWYKEYRKDNLKLENSFITQFTMDSDTSSVVADMRNRLSLPAKRSGRWDDYERVVRQHIEKLGIMVMRERDLGGKSKPLLVQEFRGFAICDDVAPVIFINSADAQTAQLFTMLHELAHIWIGQSGLSDVSPSNHRKEEAKCNAIAAEFLVPEDEFLQVWIEKDWRLHVSAIAKHFHVSRWVIVRRALTLGLITEAQYYSMIESYKKDHERNSNGGPSYYTTKISRLGKSFASAVVSEALSGRMLLRDAGHLLGTKPLNVKNLAKELGI from the coding sequence ATGAGCAAAGCACTTATTAACCCTGCCAATATTATTTGGGCGCGCGTGCGTGCGGGTATGTCTGTGTCTCAACTCGCAGATGCCTTAGGTGTTAAGGAGGAAAAAGTAATAGCTTGGGAAAATGGTGAAAATGCGCCATCTATGGCACAAGCCAGAAATATTGCAGATAAAACCTTAATTTCTTTCGGTTTACTTTTTGCCAAGCAGCCGCCAGCCGACGATCTACCAATACCAGATTTACGAACTATTGATGGAAGAGAGCTACAAAAACCTAGCGCTTCTTTGATAGCAATAATCCGAAAAGTGTTAGAGCGCCAAGAGTGGTATAAGGAATATCGTAAAGATAACCTTAAGCTTGAGAATTCCTTTATAACTCAATTTACTATGGATAGTGATACGTCTTCGGTCGTTGCTGATATGCGCAACAGGCTTTCATTGCCAGCGAAACGTTCAGGTAGATGGGATGATTATGAAAGAGTTGTGCGCCAACACATTGAGAAGTTGGGCATAATGGTAATGAGAGAACGAGACCTTGGTGGGAAAAGTAAACCGCTATTAGTTCAAGAATTTCGAGGTTTTGCTATCTGTGATGACGTTGCCCCAGTTATTTTTATTAACAGTGCAGATGCGCAAACGGCGCAACTTTTCACCATGCTTCATGAGTTGGCTCACATTTGGATCGGTCAGAGCGGCCTTTCAGATGTTAGTCCAAGCAACCATCGTAAAGAAGAAGCCAAATGCAACGCAATTGCCGCTGAGTTTCTAGTACCAGAAGATGAATTCCTTCAAGTCTGGATTGAGAAAGATTGGCGACTACATGTTAGTGCAATTGCTAAGCATTTCCATGTGAGTCGATGGGTTATTGTCAGAAGGGCGTTAACGCTAGGGTTGATTACGGAAGCTCAATATTACTCAATGATCGAAAGCTACAAGAAAGATCATGAGCGTAACTCCAATGGTGGGCCATCTTACTATACGACCAAAATTTCTCGGCTTGGAAAGAGTTTTGCTAGTGCAGTTGTATCCGAAGCACTAAGCGGACGTATGTTACTGCGCGATGCAGGGCATTTATTAGGCACCAAGCCTTTAAACGTAAAAAATTTAGCCAAGGAACTAGGTATTTAA